From Streptomyces sp. 6-11-2, one genomic window encodes:
- a CDS encoding PIN domain-containing protein, whose product MGETDRPESVYLDSNCFIDWAQGTGSAREAESMLRAAKAGYVRLYTSTVTLAETRGTTASVHRLHIRTLLQEPYITLVEVTRRVGLIANDITAEKPKIKGLDAIHLGCANFARAEIYVSRNFRDFAPGDVCNGVCCGCRSSSAAKGCSRLLKSTDSGRTTAGEVRPVGCSA is encoded by the coding sequence GTGGGGGAAACTGACCGCCCCGAGTCGGTTTACTTGGACAGCAACTGCTTCATCGACTGGGCGCAGGGCACAGGCAGCGCGCGCGAGGCGGAAAGCATGCTGCGGGCAGCCAAAGCCGGGTATGTACGGCTCTACACCTCCACCGTCACCCTTGCTGAGACGCGCGGCACCACCGCGAGTGTCCATCGGCTCCATATTCGGACCCTGCTCCAGGAGCCCTACATCACGCTGGTGGAAGTGACCCGCCGAGTCGGCCTCATCGCCAACGACATCACGGCCGAGAAGCCGAAGATCAAGGGGCTTGACGCCATCCACCTGGGGTGCGCGAACTTCGCCCGGGCCGAGATTTACGTGTCGCGCAACTTCCGCGACTTCGCGCCCGGCGACGTGTGCAACGGCGTCTGCTGCGGATGCCGTTCGAGTTCGGCGGCGAAGGGCTGTTCCCGGCTTCTGAAGTCGACTGACAGTGGGAGGACCACGGCAGGTGAGGTGCGGCCCGTAGGGTGCTCCGCATGA
- a CDS encoding ATP-binding protein, which translates to MPEDVTEPWEYCLYIPNDLRAVTVSRRTLRLILTMHGLIRLVDVAELLATELVSNAVRHTKGPAALRLRWAAGVLRIGAWDADPAPPEPPVPLEQLAESEDGRGLALVRACSDLWGWQPLAREGNRGKIVWCELAAA; encoded by the coding sequence ATGCCCGAAGACGTGACGGAACCCTGGGAATACTGCCTCTACATCCCCAACGACCTCCGCGCCGTCACCGTCAGTCGGCGTACTCTCCGGCTGATCCTCACCATGCACGGGCTGATCCGGCTCGTCGACGTGGCCGAGTTGCTCGCGACCGAGCTGGTGTCCAACGCCGTACGGCACACCAAGGGGCCCGCCGCGCTCCGGCTGCGGTGGGCCGCGGGGGTGCTGCGGATCGGGGCGTGGGACGCCGACCCCGCGCCGCCGGAGCCGCCAGTGCCCTTGGAGCAGCTGGCCGAGTCGGAGGATGGGCGGGGGCTGGCGCTGGTGCGGGCCTGTTCCGACCTGTGGGGCTGGCAGCCCCTGGCCAGGGAGGGCAACCGCGGCAAGATCGTGTGGTGCGAACTGGCCGCCGCGTAG
- a CDS encoding DUF397 domain-containing protein, translated as MTTPANWRKSSYSGGGEGNNCVEIANSPTHIAIRDSKTPTMATLTFPAGAFTAFVKALKSTGTPEG; from the coding sequence GTGACCACCCCGGCCAACTGGCGAAAGTCGTCCTACTCCGGCGGCGGCGAGGGCAACAACTGCGTCGAGATCGCCAACTCGCCGACACACATAGCCATCCGCGACTCGAAAACGCCCACCATGGCCACCCTCACCTTCCCAGCCGGAGCCTTCACCGCCTTCGTCAAGGCCCTGAAGAGCACCGGCACTCCGGAAGGCTGA
- a CDS encoding DUF389 domain-containing protein yields the protein MLHLRLITPPEQTDDVVRLIETTVGTAHLVVLPSAARSPAGDVVLCDVAREAGDELLDGLRKLGIERSGSVSVESPDLTLSAQAERAERAAPGEGADAVLWQELTEATHEESTLSVTYLAFITLATMIAACGVVLDNAVLIVGAMAVGPEFGPLAGIGTALVQRTPRLALRSLIALLAGFALAMAVTAGFTLFMDAIGLFSKAKLEGPRPNTAFVYAPDAFSFVVAVLAGAAGTLSLTSAKSGALIGVAISVTTVPAAANAAVALAYGDTAQTMGSTVQLLLNMLGIVLAGTLTLLAQKWFWARQRERVSKAGQGLLQSGRD from the coding sequence ATGCTGCATCTGCGCCTGATCACACCGCCCGAACAGACCGACGACGTGGTGCGTCTGATCGAGACGACGGTCGGCACCGCGCACCTCGTCGTGCTGCCCTCCGCCGCCCGCAGCCCGGCCGGTGACGTGGTCCTGTGCGACGTCGCACGCGAAGCCGGTGACGAACTCCTCGACGGGCTACGGAAGTTGGGGATCGAACGAAGCGGCTCCGTCTCCGTCGAGAGCCCCGACCTGACGCTCTCCGCCCAGGCCGAGCGGGCCGAGAGGGCGGCACCGGGCGAGGGCGCGGACGCCGTGCTGTGGCAGGAGCTGACGGAGGCCACGCACGAGGAGTCGACGCTGTCGGTCACCTACCTCGCGTTCATCACGCTGGCCACCATGATCGCCGCCTGTGGCGTGGTGCTCGACAACGCCGTCCTGATCGTCGGCGCGATGGCCGTGGGACCGGAGTTCGGACCGCTGGCGGGCATCGGCACAGCCCTGGTCCAGCGGACCCCGCGGCTGGCACTGCGCTCGCTGATCGCCCTGCTGGCAGGGTTCGCGCTGGCGATGGCGGTCACGGCGGGCTTCACGCTGTTCATGGACGCCATCGGGCTGTTCAGCAAGGCGAAGCTGGAGGGCCCCCGGCCCAACACCGCCTTCGTCTACGCCCCCGACGCGTTCTCCTTCGTCGTGGCCGTCCTCGCCGGAGCCGCCGGCACCCTCTCGCTGACCTCCGCCAAGTCCGGCGCCCTGATCGGCGTGGCCATCTCCGTGACCACCGTCCCGGCCGCCGCCAACGCGGCCGTCGCGCTCGCCTACGGCGACACCGCCCAGACCATGGGCTCGACGGTCCAGCTCCTGCTGAACATGCTCGGCATCGTCCTGGCCGGCACGCTCACCCTGCTCGCCCAGAAGTGGTTCTGGGCGAGGCAGCGCGAGCGCGTGTCCAAGGCCGGACAGGGCCTGCTCCAGAGCGGCAGGGACTAA
- a CDS encoding holo-ACP synthase, giving the protein MSIIGVGIDVAEIDRFAASLERTPGLATRLFVESELLLPGGARRGMASLAARFAAKEALAKALGAPAGLLWTDAEVYVEDSGRPRLRVTGSVAAKAAELGVCSWHVSLSHDAGVASAVVIAEG; this is encoded by the coding sequence ATGAGCATCATCGGGGTCGGTATCGACGTGGCCGAGATCGACCGGTTCGCGGCGTCGTTGGAGCGGACGCCCGGGCTGGCGACGCGGTTGTTTGTGGAGAGCGAGTTGCTGCTGCCCGGCGGGGCGCGCCGGGGCATGGCCTCGCTGGCCGCCCGCTTCGCCGCCAAGGAGGCGCTCGCCAAGGCGCTCGGCGCGCCCGCCGGACTGCTGTGGACCGACGCGGAGGTGTACGTCGAGGACTCCGGCCGCCCGCGGCTGCGGGTGACCGGCTCGGTCGCCGCCAAGGCCGCGGAACTGGGCGTCTGCTCCTGGCACGTGTCCCTGAGCCACGACGCGGGAGTGGCCTCGGCCGTGGTGATCGCGGAGGGCTGA
- a CDS encoding NAD(P)H-hydrate dehydratase: MRTAYSVETVRTAERALMAKLPDGALMQRAAAGLAAASADLLGRVYGRRVVLLVGSGDNGGDALYAGARLARRGAGVTAVLLAPDRTHPGGLAALRRAGGSVARADGAEEAVDRADLVVDGIVGIGGKGGLRADAAPLAERAARSGAAVVAVDLPSGVEADSGQVLGAAVRADLTVTFGTHKPGLLVDPAREHAGTVRLVDIGLGPELPAEPELEALQHTDLAALLPLPAAESDKYRRGVVGIAAGSARYPGAAVLAVSGALRGGAGAVRYVGPAGRAVIARFPETLVSDQGPHKAGRVQAWVTGPGAGDDAATVAEVLETDVPVLIDADGLRLADRDAVRARTAPTLMTPHAGEAAALLGVAREQVEGARLASVRELAARYGATVLLKGSTTLVADPDGGPVRVNPTGTSWLATAGSGDVLSGLAGSLLAAGLSARDAGSAAAYLHGLAGRLAAHGAPIGAHDIAETIPRAWRDVRD; encoded by the coding sequence ATGCGTACCGCGTACAGCGTTGAGACGGTCAGGACAGCCGAGCGCGCGCTCATGGCGAAACTCCCCGACGGCGCGCTCATGCAGCGGGCCGCCGCCGGACTCGCCGCCGCGAGCGCGGACTTGCTCGGGCGGGTGTACGGACGCCGGGTGGTGCTGCTGGTCGGCAGCGGCGACAACGGGGGCGACGCGCTGTACGCCGGGGCCCGGCTGGCCCGGCGCGGCGCCGGGGTGACCGCCGTGCTGCTCGCGCCCGACCGCACCCACCCCGGCGGTCTCGCCGCGCTGCGCCGGGCGGGCGGGAGCGTGGCCCGGGCCGACGGCGCCGAGGAGGCGGTCGACCGGGCCGACCTCGTCGTCGACGGCATCGTCGGCATCGGCGGCAAGGGCGGCCTGCGCGCCGACGCCGCGCCGCTGGCCGAGCGCGCGGCACGCTCCGGGGCGGCCGTCGTCGCCGTGGACCTGCCGAGCGGGGTGGAGGCGGACTCCGGCCAGGTGCTGGGCGCCGCCGTGCGCGCCGACCTCACCGTCACCTTCGGCACGCACAAGCCGGGGCTGCTCGTCGACCCGGCCCGCGAGCACGCCGGCACGGTCCGCCTCGTCGACATCGGCCTGGGCCCCGAGCTGCCCGCCGAACCCGAACTGGAGGCGCTTCAGCACACCGATCTGGCCGCGCTGCTGCCGCTGCCCGCCGCCGAGAGCGACAAGTACCGGCGGGGTGTCGTCGGCATCGCCGCGGGCTCGGCCCGTTACCCGGGCGCGGCCGTGCTCGCCGTGTCCGGCGCGCTGCGCGGCGGGGCGGGCGCGGTGCGGTACGTCGGTCCGGCCGGACGCGCCGTCATCGCCCGCTTCCCGGAGACGCTCGTGTCCGACCAGGGGCCGCACAAGGCGGGCCGCGTGCAGGCGTGGGTGACGGGACCGGGCGCCGGGGACGACGCGGCCACCGTCGCCGAGGTGCTGGAGACCGACGTACCCGTACTGATCGACGCGGACGGACTGCGCCTCGCCGACCGCGACGCCGTACGCGCCCGTACCGCCCCGACCCTGATGACCCCGCACGCCGGGGAGGCCGCCGCCCTGCTCGGCGTGGCCCGCGAGCAGGTCGAGGGCGCGCGGCTGGCCTCCGTACGCGAACTCGCCGCCCGCTACGGGGCGACGGTCCTCCTCAAGGGCTCCACCACACTCGTCGCCGACCCGGACGGGGGCCCCGTACGGGTCAACCCGACCGGCACGTCCTGGCTCGCCACCGCCGGCAGCGGTGACGTCCTGTCAGGCCTCGCCGGTTCCCTGCTGGCCGCCGGTCTCTCCGCCCGCGACGCGGGCAGTGCGGCGGCCTATCTGCACGGACTGGCCGGCCGGCTCGCCGCGCACGGCGCGCCGATCGGCGCCCACGACATCGCGGAGACCATCCCGCGGGCCTGGCGGGACGTGCGGGACTGA
- the rpsI gene encoding 30S ribosomal protein S9 → MAETTAEQPLEELDIDSYTTESEVPVEGEYTSESMASRFGEPQPAAGLGRRKNAIARVRIVPGSGKWKINGRTLEDYFPNKVHQQEVNEPFKVLELEGRYDVIARIAGGGVSGQAGALRLGVARALNEADVDNNRGALKKAGFLRRDDRAVERKKAGLKKARKAPQYSKR, encoded by the coding sequence GTGGCCGAGACCACTGCCGAGCAGCCGCTCGAAGAGCTTGACATCGACAGCTACACCACCGAGTCCGAGGTCCCCGTCGAGGGCGAGTACACCTCGGAGTCCATGGCCTCCCGCTTCGGCGAGCCGCAGCCGGCCGCCGGCCTGGGCCGCCGCAAGAACGCCATTGCCCGCGTCCGGATCGTCCCGGGCTCCGGCAAGTGGAAGATCAACGGTCGCACCCTCGAGGACTACTTCCCGAACAAGGTGCACCAGCAGGAAGTCAACGAGCCCTTCAAGGTGCTCGAGCTCGAGGGCCGTTACGACGTCATCGCCCGCATCGCCGGTGGCGGCGTCTCCGGCCAGGCCGGTGCCCTCCGTCTCGGTGTCGCCCGCGCCCTGAACGAGGCCGACGTCGACAACAACCGCGGCGCGCTGAAGAAGGCGGGCTTCCTGCGTCGTGACGACCGTGCGGTCGAGCGCAAGAAGGCCGGTCTGAAGAAGGCCCGCAAGGCCCCGCAGTACAGCAAGCGCTAA
- the glmM gene encoding phosphoglucosamine mutase, with protein sequence MGRLFGTDGVRGVANADLTAELALGLSVAAAHVLAEAGTFEGHRPTAVVGRDPRASGEFLEAAVVAGLASAGVDVLRVGVLPTPAVAYLTGSLGADLGVMLSASHNAMPDNGIKFFARGGHKLADELEDRIESVYEEHRTGAPWNRPTGAGVGRVRDYDEGFDGYVGHLVGVLPNRLDGLKIVLDEAHGAASGVSPEAFRRAGAEVVTIGADPDGLNINDGCGSTHLGPLKAAVVEHGAALGIAHDGDADRCLAVDHTGEEVDGDQILSVLALAMRERSALRSDTVVATVMSNLGFKLAMEREGIQFVQTAVGDRYVLEEMKDKDYALGGEQSGHVIILDHATTGDGTLTGLLLAARVAGTGRTLRDLASVMERLPQVLVNVPDVDKSRVQTSADLAAAVAEAERELGGTGRVLLRPSGTEPLVRVMVEASDIEQARSVAGRLADSVKSALG encoded by the coding sequence GTGGGACGACTCTTCGGCACGGACGGCGTCCGTGGCGTCGCCAACGCGGACCTGACCGCCGAGCTGGCGCTCGGCCTCTCGGTCGCGGCGGCGCACGTACTGGCCGAGGCGGGCACCTTCGAAGGCCACCGGCCGACGGCGGTGGTCGGGCGGGATCCGCGCGCGTCCGGGGAGTTCCTGGAGGCGGCCGTGGTCGCGGGCCTGGCGAGCGCGGGCGTGGACGTCCTGCGGGTCGGCGTGCTGCCGACGCCGGCGGTGGCGTACCTGACCGGGTCGCTCGGCGCCGACCTCGGCGTGATGCTCTCGGCCAGCCACAACGCCATGCCCGACAACGGCATCAAGTTCTTCGCCCGGGGCGGTCACAAGCTCGCCGACGAGCTGGAGGACCGGATCGAGTCCGTCTACGAGGAGCACCGCACCGGCGCGCCCTGGAACCGCCCGACGGGCGCCGGTGTGGGCCGGGTACGCGACTACGACGAGGGCTTCGACGGCTACGTCGGCCACCTCGTCGGCGTCCTGCCGAACCGGCTCGACGGACTGAAGATCGTGCTCGACGAGGCGCACGGCGCCGCGTCCGGCGTCTCGCCCGAGGCCTTCCGGCGTGCCGGGGCCGAGGTCGTCACCATCGGCGCCGACCCGGACGGCCTCAACATCAACGACGGCTGCGGCTCGACCCACCTCGGCCCGCTCAAGGCCGCCGTCGTCGAGCACGGCGCCGCCCTCGGCATCGCGCACGACGGCGACGCCGACCGCTGCCTGGCCGTGGACCACACGGGCGAGGAGGTCGACGGCGACCAGATCCTGTCCGTGCTCGCGCTGGCGATGCGGGAGCGTTCCGCACTGCGCTCCGACACCGTTGTCGCGACCGTCATGTCGAACCTGGGCTTCAAGCTGGCCATGGAGCGCGAGGGCATCCAGTTCGTGCAGACCGCCGTCGGCGACCGCTACGTCCTGGAGGAGATGAAGGACAAGGACTACGCCCTCGGCGGCGAGCAGTCCGGCCACGTCATCATCCTGGACCACGCCACGACCGGCGACGGCACGCTCACCGGCCTGTTGCTGGCCGCCCGGGTCGCCGGGACCGGCCGTACGCTGCGGGACCTGGCCTCCGTGATGGAGCGCCTGCCGCAGGTCCTCGTCAACGTCCCCGACGTGGACAAGTCCCGGGTGCAGACCTCCGCCGACCTGGCCGCCGCGGTCGCCGAGGCGGAGCGGGAGCTGGGCGGGACCGGCCGGGTGCTGCTGCGCCCGTCGGGTACCGAGCCGCTGGTCCGGGTCATGGTCGAGGCCTCGGACATCGAGCAGGCCCGCTCGGTGGCGGGCCGCCTGGCCGATTCGGTGAAGTCGGCGCTCGGCTAG
- the coaA gene encoding type I pantothenate kinase — MISPVSSIPRSAHRSRPEATPYVDLTRAEWSALRDKTPLPLSAAEVERLRGLGDVIDLDEVRDIYLPLSRLLNLYVGATDGLRGALNTFLGEQGSQSGTPFVIGVAGSVAVGKSTVARLLQALLSRWPEHPRVELVTTDGFLLPTRELEARGLMSRKGFPESYDRRALTRFVADIKAGKDEVTAPVYSHLIYDIVPGEKLTVRRPDILIVEGLNVLQPALPGTDGRTRVGLADYFDFSVYVDARAEDIERWYLNRFGKLRTTAFQDPSSYFRKYTQVSEAEALDYARTMWRTVNKPNLVENIAPTRGRATLVLRKGPDHKVQRLSLRKL, encoded by the coding sequence GTGATCTCTCCGGTCTCCTCGATTCCCCGGAGCGCCCACCGGTCCCGACCGGAGGCGACTCCCTACGTCGACCTCACCCGCGCCGAGTGGAGCGCGTTGCGTGACAAGACGCCGTTGCCGCTCTCCGCCGCGGAGGTGGAACGGCTGCGCGGTCTCGGCGACGTGATCGACCTCGACGAGGTACGCGACATCTACCTCCCGCTGTCCCGGCTGCTCAATCTCTACGTCGGCGCCACGGACGGGCTGCGCGGCGCGCTGAACACGTTCCTCGGCGAGCAGGGGTCCCAGTCGGGCACGCCCTTCGTGATCGGGGTGGCCGGCTCGGTCGCCGTGGGCAAGTCGACCGTCGCCCGGCTGCTCCAGGCGCTGCTGTCCCGCTGGCCCGAGCATCCGCGGGTCGAACTGGTCACCACCGACGGGTTCCTGCTGCCGACACGGGAGTTGGAGGCGCGGGGGCTGATGTCGCGCAAAGGGTTCCCGGAGTCGTACGACCGGCGGGCCCTGACCCGGTTCGTCGCCGACATCAAGGCGGGCAAGGACGAGGTGACCGCGCCCGTCTACTCCCACCTCATCTACGACATCGTCCCCGGCGAGAAGCTCACCGTACGGCGTCCCGACATCCTGATCGTCGAGGGCCTGAACGTCCTCCAGCCCGCCCTGCCCGGCACGGACGGCCGCACCAGGGTCGGACTCGCCGACTACTTCGACTTCAGCGTCTACGTCGACGCGCGCGCCGAGGACATCGAGCGGTGGTACCTGAACCGGTTCGGCAAGCTGCGCACGACGGCCTTCCAGGACCCGTCCTCGTACTTCCGCAAGTACACCCAGGTGTCCGAGGCGGAGGCCCTCGACTACGCCCGCACGATGTGGCGGACGGTCAACAAGCCGAACCTGGTGGAGAACATCGCCCCCACCCGGGGCCGTGCCACGCTCGTGCTGCGCAAGGGACCCGACCACAAGGTGCAGCGGCTGAGCCTGCGGAAACTGTGA
- a CDS encoding DUF397 domain-containing protein — protein MSTPDWRKSSYSGEGDGNNCVEIAHSPTHIAVRDSKAPAGGTVTLPAEAFTSFLDALKGHSTVTDFARFRG, from the coding sequence ATGTCCACCCCCGACTGGCGGAAGTCGTCCTACTCCGGCGAGGGCGATGGCAACAACTGCGTCGAGATCGCCCACTCCCCCACCCACATAGCCGTCCGAGACTCCAAGGCCCCGGCCGGAGGCACTGTCACGCTCCCGGCCGAGGCCTTCACCAGCTTCCTTGACGCGCTGAAGGGTCACTCCACCGTGACGGACTTCGCCAGGTTCCGCGGCTGA
- the rplM gene encoding 50S ribosomal protein L13, with amino-acid sequence MRTYSPKPGDITRQWHVIDAQDVVLGRLASTAATLLRGKHKPIYAPHVDAGDFVIIINADKVHLSGNKRTQKMAYRHSGYPGGLRSVRYDELLDKNPEKAVEKAVKGMLPKNSLGRQMLSKLKVYKGDQHPHGAQQPVPFEITQVAQ; translated from the coding sequence GTGCGTACGTACAGCCCCAAGCCCGGCGACATCACGCGCCAGTGGCACGTCATTGACGCCCAGGACGTCGTCCTGGGCCGCCTGGCGTCCACTGCCGCCACCCTTCTGCGGGGCAAGCACAAGCCGATCTACGCGCCGCACGTCGACGCTGGTGACTTCGTCATCATCATCAACGCGGACAAGGTGCACCTCTCCGGCAACAAGCGGACCCAGAAGATGGCGTACCGCCACTCCGGCTACCCGGGTGGCCTGCGCTCCGTCCGTTACGACGAGCTGCTCGACAAGAACCCCGAGAAGGCCGTCGAGAAGGCCGTCAAGGGCATGCTCCCCAAGAACTCCCTGGGCCGTCAGATGCTCTCGAAGCTGAAGGTCTACAAGGGTGACCAGCACCCGCACGGCGCCCAGCAGCCGGTGCCGTTCGAGATCACCCAGGTCGCGCAGTAA
- the glmS gene encoding glutamine--fructose-6-phosphate transaminase (isomerizing), whose product MCGIVGYVGSQSALEVVMAGLKRLEYRGYDSAGVAVLADGGLAAAKRAGKLVNLEKELADRPLPTGSTGIGHTRWATHGGPTDGNAHPHLDNSGRVAVVHNGIIENFAALRAELAERGHELYSETDTEVVAHLLAEEFSVSADLAEAMRLVCRRLEGAFTLVAVHADEPDVVVGARRNSPLVVGVGEGEAFLASDVAAFIAHTRSAIELGQDQVVELRRDGVTVTGFDGRPADVRSYDVDWDAAAAEKGGYDYFMLKEIAEQPKAVADTLLGRIDAGGYLTLDEVRISASELREMDKVVIVACGTAFHAGMIAKYAIEHWTRIPCEVELASEFRYRDPILDAQTLVIAISQSGETMDTLMALRHAREQGSKVLAICNTNGSTIPRESDAVLYTHAGPEVAVASTKAFLTQLVACYLVALYLGQVRGTKWGDEIQVVIRDLSQIGGAVERVLETMEPVRALARSLADKNTVLFLGRHVGYPVALEGALKLKELAYMHAEGFAAGELKHGPIALIDEDLPVVVVVPSPQGRSLLHDKIVSNIQEIRARGARTIVIAEEGDEAVAPYADHLIRIPATPTLLQPLVATVPLQVFACELATARGNEVDQPRNLAKSVTVE is encoded by the coding sequence ATGTGCGGAATCGTGGGATACGTGGGGTCGCAGTCGGCACTCGAAGTCGTGATGGCCGGTCTGAAGCGGCTGGAGTACCGGGGTTACGACTCGGCCGGTGTCGCCGTGCTCGCGGACGGCGGGCTGGCGGCGGCGAAGCGCGCCGGGAAGCTGGTCAACCTGGAGAAGGAACTCGCGGACCGGCCGCTGCCGACCGGTTCCACGGGTATCGGGCACACCCGGTGGGCCACCCACGGCGGGCCCACCGACGGCAATGCCCACCCGCACCTCGACAACTCGGGGCGGGTCGCCGTCGTCCACAACGGCATCATCGAGAACTTCGCCGCGCTGCGGGCCGAGTTGGCCGAGCGCGGGCACGAACTGTACTCCGAGACCGACACCGAGGTCGTGGCGCACCTGCTCGCCGAGGAGTTCTCGGTGAGCGCCGATCTCGCGGAGGCCATGCGGCTGGTGTGCCGGCGCCTGGAGGGCGCGTTCACGCTGGTCGCCGTGCACGCCGACGAGCCGGACGTGGTCGTGGGCGCCCGCCGCAACTCCCCGCTGGTCGTGGGCGTCGGCGAGGGCGAGGCCTTCCTCGCCTCCGACGTCGCCGCGTTCATCGCCCACACCCGCTCCGCGATCGAGCTGGGCCAGGACCAGGTCGTGGAGCTGCGCCGGGACGGGGTGACGGTGACCGGGTTCGACGGCCGGCCGGCCGACGTCCGCTCCTACGACGTCGACTGGGACGCGGCGGCCGCGGAGAAGGGCGGCTACGACTACTTCATGCTCAAGGAGATCGCCGAGCAGCCCAAGGCGGTCGCCGACACGCTGCTGGGCCGTATCGACGCGGGCGGCTACCTGACGCTGGACGAGGTCCGCATCTCCGCCTCCGAGCTGCGTGAGATGGACAAGGTCGTCATCGTCGCGTGCGGTACGGCCTTCCACGCGGGCATGATCGCCAAGTACGCCATCGAGCACTGGACCCGGATCCCCTGCGAGGTGGAACTCGCCAGTGAGTTCCGCTACCGGGACCCGATCCTGGACGCCCAGACCCTCGTCATCGCCATCTCCCAGTCCGGCGAGACCATGGACACGCTCATGGCGCTCCGGCACGCCCGCGAGCAGGGCTCCAAGGTGCTGGCCATCTGCAACACCAACGGCTCCACCATCCCGCGCGAGTCGGACGCGGTCCTCTACACCCACGCGGGTCCGGAGGTCGCGGTCGCCTCGACGAAGGCCTTCCTGACCCAGCTGGTGGCCTGCTATCTGGTGGCGCTGTACCTGGGCCAGGTCCGCGGCACCAAGTGGGGCGACGAGATCCAGGTGGTGATCCGCGACCTGTCACAGATCGGCGGCGCGGTGGAGCGGGTCCTGGAGACGATGGAGCCGGTACGGGCGCTGGCGCGCTCGCTCGCGGACAAGAACACGGTGCTGTTCCTCGGCCGGCACGTGGGCTATCCGGTCGCCCTCGAAGGCGCCCTGAAGCTCAAGGAGTTGGCGTACATGCACGCCGAGGGCTTCGCGGCGGGCGAGCTGAAGCACGGGCCGATCGCGCTGATCGACGAGGACCTGCCGGTGGTCGTGGTGGTGCCGTCCCCGCAGGGCCGGTCCCTCCTCCACGACAAGATCGTCTCCAACATCCAGGAGATCCGCGCGAGGGGTGCCCGCACGATCGTGATCGCGGAGGAGGGCGACGAGGCGGTCGCCCCGTACGCCGACCACCTGATCCGCATCCCGGCCACCCCGACGCTGCTCCAGCCGCTGGTCGCCACGGTGCCGTTGCAGGTCTTCGCCTGCGAACTCGCGACGGCGCGGGGCAACGAGGTGGATCAGCCGCGGAACCTGGCGAAGTCCGTCACGGTGGAGTGA
- the alr gene encoding alanine racemase, whose protein sequence is MNDTAHPQTTPLRARAEIDLAAVRANVRALRGRVSGAAVMAVVKSDAYGHGAVPCARAAVEAGATWLGTATPEEAFALRAAGLSPAQARIMCWLWTPGGPWREAIEADLDMSVSDMWALAEVREAARQAGRPARVQLKADTGLGRNGCQPADWPELVAEALRAEAEGLVRVTGLWSHFACADEPGHPSIAAQLGLFREMTADAEQRGLRPEVRHIANSPAALTLPEAHFDLVRAGIAVYGVSPSAELGTPADFGLRPAMTLSASLALVKHVPGGHGISYGHHYVTPGETTLGLVPVGYADGIPRHASGTGPVLVGGKWRTVAGRVAMDQFVVDLGGDEPEIGSEAVLFGPGDRGEPTAEDWAQAAGTIAYEIVTRIGTRVPRVYVNEEPDRAEGGERAAQDG, encoded by the coding sequence ATGAACGACACAGCACACCCACAAACGACGCCGCTGCGTGCCCGTGCCGAGATCGATCTGGCCGCCGTACGGGCCAACGTGCGGGCCCTGCGCGGGCGCGTGTCCGGCGCCGCGGTCATGGCCGTGGTCAAGTCCGACGCCTACGGCCACGGCGCGGTTCCGTGCGCCCGCGCGGCCGTCGAAGCCGGGGCGACCTGGCTGGGCACCGCCACGCCGGAGGAGGCCTTCGCCCTGCGCGCGGCCGGGCTGTCGCCCGCGCAGGCGCGGATCATGTGCTGGCTGTGGACGCCGGGCGGACCCTGGCGGGAGGCGATCGAGGCCGACCTCGACATGTCCGTGAGTGACATGTGGGCCCTGGCGGAGGTCCGGGAGGCCGCCCGGCAGGCCGGCCGTCCCGCGCGCGTGCAGCTGAAGGCCGACACCGGACTCGGCCGCAACGGCTGCCAGCCCGCCGACTGGCCCGAACTCGTCGCCGAGGCCCTGCGCGCCGAGGCCGAGGGGCTGGTCCGCGTCACCGGGCTGTGGTCCCACTTCGCCTGCGCCGACGAGCCGGGCCACCCCTCCATCGCCGCGCAACTCGGCCTCTTCCGCGAGATGACCGCCGACGCCGAACAGCGCGGCCTGCGCCCGGAGGTGCGGCACATCGCCAACTCGCCCGCCGCGCTGACCCTCCCCGAGGCCCACTTCGACCTCGTCCGCGCCGGGATCGCCGTCTACGGCGTCTCGCCCAGCGCCGAACTCGGCACCCCGGCCGACTTCGGGCTGCGCCCCGCCATGACCCTGTCCGCCTCGCTGGCCCTGGTGAAGCACGTGCCGGGCGGCCACGGCATCAGCTACGGGCACCACTACGTCACCCCCGGCGAGACCACCCTCGGCCTGGTTCCCGTCGGCTACGCGGACGGCATCCCGCGCCACGCGTCCGGCACCGGGCCGGTCCTGGTCGGCGGCAAGTGGCGTACGGTCGCGGGACGGGTCGCCATGGACCAGTTCGTGGTCGACCTGGGCGGGGACGAGCCCGAGATCGGCTCCGAGGCCGTGCTCTTCGGCCCCGGCGACCGCGGCGAGCCCACCGCCGAGGACTGGGCGCAGGCCGCCGGCACCATCGCGTACGAGATCGTCACACGCATCGGAACACGCGTTCCGCGCGTCTATGTGAACGAGGAGCCGGACCGGGCAGAGGGCGGGGAGCGGGCAGCACAGGACGGGTGA